Proteins from a genomic interval of Anatilimnocola floriformis:
- a CDS encoding GH36-type glycosyl hydrolase domain-containing protein, translated as MSTAPTCPEQPANPAAPGNSLLHPLRGEAFSSEHLELHFRDVAARIELATDETLPSRDFARRFELNATHIATTHAAMIDAASRGDAVPAEAEWLLDNYYVVEEQLREIRDDLPRGYYQELPKTKSGHPRVYELARELVIHTDSSLDDALVARCLKQFQSVATLTIGEVWAVPIMLRLVLVENLRRLCDQLLLSYRCHQSARSMLDGWEADKPFEIAEESEPHCFPTIIQLLEQIPDLGASHRSAAGILERQIAARGWNPTDLVRQEHQRQAANQVSIGNVITSMRLIAALDWSSFFEDNNQAEQVLRQDPAGVYPQMHFNSRDQYRHVVEELAKRTKRSDVEIAEIAIDCALAARVANDDVARRGHVGYWLVDAGRRQLEVQIGHRAPLHRNLRYAMLRHPNITYFGILGLLTLLGVVSIASIGWSLGVPVGILTLLTLLWILPASELAQSASNLLITNLVPPRILPRFDFKAGVPQNYPTIVVVPSMLTSNGEVDSLLSRLESHYLSNGDEAFTFALLTDFADAAEEVLPGDAALVERAAQGIRTLNHRYQASGRAPFYLFHRRRKWNPAEGTWMGWERKRGKLMEFGRLLHGEAETSYVVQEGDLAALARFHDPAYTPFVITLDSDTQLPHDSARKLVGTLAHPLNRPKFAADHATVTAGYTILQPRVNVHLAGAGRSWFARIFAGSPGVDPYTTAASDTYQDLFGEGSFTGKGIYDLQAFERALGDAFPENAILSHDLIEGCHTRVGLVSNIEVYDGYPARYDAEAKRAHRWVRGDWQLLPWLLPYVPYAAGWKRNPLSLLSRWKVFDNLRRSAMPIALFAALLLGWFLAPQAAWAWTLIACVIMLFPLLSQAAFAVRNWPAKTAASEHLRAITPDLLKTLVQCGLALASLPHKAWSMVDAISRTLVRMLITRRHLLEWETAAAVESRVAASRWTLLWNLAWLPILAILLAILLPWPAKLAAAPLLVLWCAAPGILWYLSQPLRVERSECTPQQHAWLREIASDTWAFFEAFVGPGDHWLPVDNVQEEPEEKVAHRLSPTNEGLYLLSALIARDFGLTGLHAVTTVWENNLQNLQRLEKLNGHFFNWYDTETLQPLPPRYVSTVDSGNLAACLLTLHAGIDELHRAPILQAEHRQGIVDSLELLIHACTALPADAPNDLRQWSQQLQAAAESLQAALPAALNDGNSWQQAILLLEHFLKNQPEAPARHATNDAAQLLIRKASLVRARLQGICQDVETLFPWQSQLAEVAQRKDWQSISEKLHGTRSLAEIAALPQAVESQLQQLEKANGDASNGVRLNQLREKLQLGAQAAKDLQQRLTTLSTLVERLALDMDFKFLYNPARRLFSIGFNIEDGRLDRSHYDMLCSEARLASYLAIAKGDVPANHWFHLGRHATISAGQFALLSWGGTMFEYLMPPLFQRQFEGSLLTQSCRTAVLRQQEYGRQNNVPWGISESAFGALAVNSDYHYRSFGVPGLGLKRGLAKDLVISPYSTLMALIVDPAAAAENLQHLADAGAYGEWGFYDALDYTPERVPFGKQRIVVRCFMAHHQGMGMLALGNLLNSGCIQRRFNAHPMARAAELLLQERVPTVMTPFEAHADEVDKKPIVGEEQQLVSRRVMGVESPLPRTHLLSNGKYSVLLSSCGGGFSRAEGLDVTRWRSDRARDHWGQFIYLRELDEDLVWSPTYQPTRVAPDHYEVIFAIDKVDFHRRQGEIETQLEVAVSPENKAEVRQLRITNHSHRARRIEVTSYAEVVLAPAAADLSHAAFQKLFVETEYIAEETALLARRRPRDMQQPAQYAVHVLATPATGASNISFESSRAAFLGRGRSTQNPQAVSQRLTGTSGAVLDPIMSLRCTVEIPPGESIVVAFSTAVAASREEAMVLADQYHELRHVQRVFELAWAYSQVELRHQHLNPGQVHQYQRLASFLLYPHPSLRGDVEIIAQNRLGQSGLWRHGISGDLPILLAHVTEPEHIDLVRDLALAQRFWRERGFRADLVIINDYPGSYIDALQDQMVALMQELNSTADKPSVFLLRGAHLPAEEQQLFETAAACVLRGEHGSLSQQLDAANQLAAETATYARDNNGAIIIRPAPPVDAAKTQSLEFWNGVGGFAEDGKEYRICVRGDERPPMPWSHVVANEKLGFLITEAGGGYSWFANSRENKLTTWSNDPVEDCPAEVLYVQDETTGQIWTPMISSPSATTWAHYGAGYARFTQANDGLQQETTLSIDQTEPVKIVRVKLTNNSSKPRSLRVSYFAEWVLGVVREQTHLHLRTDFDAGTQAVLCRNPFHPDYPNQVAFLKVLGSSSGYTADRAGFLGRHGSWAAPAGLNADELDRRTGTVLDPCAVVQSALQLAPRQTVEITFLLGSGDDEADARRILAKFNSPESAATAVRQNIEQWQKILTAVQVKTPNRSLDLLMNQWLLYQVLCCRMWARSAFYQSGGAYGFRDQLQDSMAVVYSRPDLMREHLLRAAARQYRAGDVQHWWHPPHGKGTRTRFSDDLLWLPLAVGHYVRVTGDDQVLAETVTFLDSPPLQPHEHERYEQPKVSNESASLYEHCLRTIDRGLQFGAHGLPLMGCGDWNDGMNKVGEGGKGESVWVGWFLLVVMDEFLPLMRERGDVTKATEYEATMRELRRALELHCWDGEWYRRAYFDDGSPLGSKQNDECQIDSLAQTWAVFAGGDPERARKGMQSAVKRLVDRQHGLVLLFEPPFDKGAMDPGYIKGYLPGIRENGGQYTHAATWMIQALAELGEADQALSLLDLINPILHADSPDKVARYQVEPYVLAADVYGAAPHQGRGGWTWYTGSASWLYRVILEKMLGLQATADGLSLAPHAPEMWAGFEITVQHNGGKQTLTWPNSAERKESPSLTSQVR; from the coding sequence ATGTCGACCGCACCCACCTGCCCGGAGCAGCCTGCCAATCCTGCTGCGCCTGGGAATTCTCTTTTACATCCACTGCGCGGCGAAGCTTTCAGCAGTGAGCACCTCGAATTGCATTTTCGGGATGTTGCTGCGCGCATTGAGCTCGCGACGGATGAAACTCTGCCGAGCCGTGACTTCGCGCGGCGCTTTGAGCTGAATGCGACGCACATCGCGACCACGCATGCCGCGATGATCGACGCCGCGTCTCGCGGCGATGCTGTGCCCGCCGAGGCAGAATGGCTGCTCGACAATTATTACGTCGTCGAGGAGCAGCTACGCGAAATTCGCGACGACTTACCGCGCGGTTACTATCAGGAATTGCCGAAGACCAAGTCGGGGCATCCGCGCGTGTATGAGCTGGCGCGCGAGCTGGTGATTCACACCGATAGCTCACTCGATGACGCGCTCGTCGCACGCTGCCTCAAGCAGTTTCAATCGGTCGCGACCCTCACGATCGGCGAAGTCTGGGCCGTGCCGATCATGTTGCGGCTGGTGCTGGTGGAAAACCTGCGACGGCTGTGTGATCAGTTGCTCCTTTCGTATCGCTGTCATCAATCTGCGCGGAGCATGCTCGACGGCTGGGAAGCGGACAAGCCATTCGAGATTGCCGAAGAATCGGAACCGCACTGCTTTCCGACAATCATTCAGCTGCTCGAGCAGATTCCTGATCTGGGCGCCAGTCACCGCAGTGCGGCGGGCATTCTCGAGCGCCAGATTGCGGCTCGCGGTTGGAATCCGACCGATCTGGTTCGGCAGGAACACCAGCGCCAGGCAGCCAACCAGGTTTCGATCGGCAACGTCATCACCAGCATGCGGCTGATTGCGGCGCTCGACTGGAGTTCGTTCTTTGAGGACAACAACCAAGCCGAGCAAGTACTGCGGCAAGATCCGGCCGGCGTCTATCCGCAGATGCACTTCAACAGCCGCGATCAATATCGCCATGTGGTCGAGGAACTGGCTAAGCGCACCAAGCGCTCGGATGTTGAGATTGCCGAAATCGCCATCGATTGTGCGCTGGCTGCGCGAGTCGCGAATGACGACGTTGCTCGCCGCGGCCATGTTGGTTACTGGCTGGTCGATGCGGGCCGTCGACAGCTGGAAGTGCAGATCGGCCATCGCGCGCCACTGCATCGCAACTTGCGTTATGCGATGCTCCGCCATCCCAACATCACCTACTTCGGCATCCTCGGCCTGCTCACGCTCCTCGGCGTCGTGTCCATCGCCAGTATCGGTTGGTCGCTGGGCGTTCCGGTGGGAATTCTCACGCTGCTGACGTTGCTGTGGATACTTCCCGCCAGCGAACTCGCGCAAAGCGCGTCGAACCTACTGATCACCAATCTCGTCCCGCCGCGAATCTTGCCGCGGTTCGATTTCAAAGCCGGCGTGCCGCAAAACTATCCGACGATCGTCGTCGTGCCCTCGATGCTGACGAGCAACGGGGAAGTCGATTCGCTGCTAAGTCGCCTTGAGAGTCATTATCTATCAAACGGCGATGAAGCTTTCACGTTTGCCTTGCTCACGGATTTTGCCGATGCAGCCGAAGAGGTTCTGCCGGGAGATGCCGCGCTCGTCGAGCGCGCCGCGCAAGGCATTCGCACACTCAATCACCGATATCAAGCTTCTGGCCGTGCGCCGTTCTATTTGTTTCATCGCCGGCGCAAGTGGAACCCCGCCGAGGGGACTTGGATGGGGTGGGAACGGAAGCGCGGCAAGCTGATGGAGTTCGGTCGGCTGCTGCATGGCGAAGCCGAGACATCGTACGTCGTGCAAGAAGGCGATCTCGCCGCGCTCGCGCGGTTTCATGATCCCGCTTACACGCCATTTGTCATCACGCTCGATTCCGATACGCAACTGCCACACGATTCGGCCCGCAAGCTCGTCGGCACGCTCGCCCATCCGCTCAATCGCCCGAAGTTTGCTGCCGATCACGCGACGGTCACGGCTGGCTATACCATTTTGCAGCCGCGGGTGAATGTGCATCTCGCCGGCGCGGGGAGATCGTGGTTCGCGCGGATCTTCGCTGGCAGCCCCGGAGTCGATCCTTACACCACGGCGGCTTCCGATACCTATCAAGACTTATTCGGCGAAGGAAGCTTCACCGGCAAGGGCATCTACGACCTGCAAGCCTTCGAGCGTGCGCTCGGCGATGCCTTTCCTGAAAATGCAATTCTCAGTCACGATCTGATCGAAGGCTGTCACACGCGTGTCGGCCTCGTGAGCAACATCGAGGTCTACGACGGTTATCCGGCTCGCTACGACGCCGAAGCCAAGCGGGCCCATCGCTGGGTCCGCGGCGACTGGCAGTTGCTCCCCTGGCTGTTGCCCTATGTTCCGTATGCTGCCGGCTGGAAGCGGAATCCGTTGTCGCTTCTTTCACGCTGGAAAGTATTTGATAATCTCCGCCGCAGTGCGATGCCGATCGCGCTCTTCGCCGCGCTGTTGCTCGGCTGGTTCCTCGCGCCGCAAGCGGCTTGGGCGTGGACGCTCATCGCTTGCGTCATCATGTTGTTTCCGCTGTTGTCGCAAGCCGCCTTTGCCGTGCGCAATTGGCCCGCAAAAACGGCTGCCAGTGAGCACTTGCGGGCGATCACGCCTGATCTGCTGAAAACGCTCGTGCAATGCGGGCTCGCGCTCGCCTCACTGCCACACAAGGCTTGGTCGATGGTCGATGCGATCAGCCGAACGCTCGTGCGAATGTTGATCACGCGTCGCCATTTGCTCGAGTGGGAAACCGCCGCTGCCGTGGAATCGCGTGTGGCTGCCAGTCGTTGGACGCTGTTGTGGAATCTCGCCTGGTTGCCGATCCTCGCGATTCTCCTCGCCATTCTGTTGCCGTGGCCTGCGAAGCTCGCCGCCGCTCCGCTCCTTGTTTTATGGTGTGCCGCTCCAGGGATTCTCTGGTATTTGAGTCAACCGCTCCGGGTCGAACGCTCGGAATGCACGCCGCAGCAGCACGCTTGGCTGCGCGAGATCGCTTCTGATACGTGGGCGTTCTTCGAAGCCTTCGTCGGCCCCGGCGATCATTGGTTGCCGGTCGATAATGTGCAAGAAGAGCCCGAGGAAAAGGTCGCGCATCGTTTGTCACCGACGAACGAAGGGCTGTATCTGCTCTCGGCGCTGATCGCCCGCGATTTCGGTTTGACGGGCCTGCACGCGGTGACCACGGTCTGGGAGAACAACCTGCAAAATCTGCAGCGACTCGAAAAACTGAACGGGCATTTTTTCAACTGGTATGACACCGAGACGCTCCAGCCGTTGCCGCCGCGGTATGTTTCGACCGTCGACAGCGGCAACCTCGCGGCTTGCTTGCTGACATTGCACGCGGGGATCGATGAACTACACCGCGCACCAATTCTTCAAGCGGAGCATCGCCAGGGAATCGTCGATTCTCTTGAGCTGCTGATTCACGCTTGCACCGCGCTCCCCGCCGACGCGCCGAACGATCTGCGGCAATGGTCGCAGCAGCTGCAAGCGGCGGCCGAAAGTTTGCAGGCCGCACTTCCTGCAGCGCTAAACGATGGCAACAGCTGGCAGCAAGCGATCCTGCTCCTCGAACATTTCCTGAAGAACCAACCGGAAGCGCCCGCGCGACACGCCACCAACGACGCGGCGCAGTTGCTGATTCGCAAGGCCAGCCTGGTTCGCGCTCGGCTGCAAGGCATCTGCCAGGATGTCGAAACGCTCTTTCCCTGGCAGTCGCAACTCGCGGAAGTGGCGCAGCGCAAGGATTGGCAAAGCATCAGCGAGAAACTGCACGGCACGCGTAGCCTGGCGGAAATCGCCGCGCTTCCGCAGGCAGTCGAATCCCAATTGCAACAGCTGGAAAAAGCCAACGGAGATGCGAGCAACGGCGTTCGCCTAAACCAGCTGCGCGAGAAGCTGCAGCTAGGCGCGCAGGCCGCGAAAGATTTGCAGCAGCGACTAACGACGCTGTCGACTCTGGTCGAACGCCTCGCGCTCGATATGGACTTCAAGTTTCTTTACAACCCGGCGCGGCGGTTGTTTTCGATCGGCTTCAATATCGAAGATGGCCGGCTCGATCGTTCGCACTACGACATGCTTTGTTCTGAGGCTCGACTGGCCAGTTATCTGGCCATTGCCAAGGGTGATGTGCCGGCCAATCATTGGTTTCATCTCGGCCGGCATGCGACGATTTCTGCCGGGCAGTTCGCGCTCCTTTCGTGGGGCGGCACGATGTTCGAATATCTCATGCCGCCACTTTTTCAGCGGCAGTTCGAGGGTTCGCTCCTCACGCAAAGTTGCCGCACCGCCGTGCTTCGTCAGCAAGAATACGGCCGACAAAACAACGTGCCGTGGGGCATCTCCGAATCGGCGTTCGGGGCGCTCGCGGTCAACTCCGATTACCACTATCGCTCCTTCGGCGTGCCGGGCCTCGGCTTGAAACGAGGTCTCGCCAAGGACCTCGTGATCTCGCCTTACTCGACACTGATGGCGCTGATCGTCGATCCGGCGGCGGCGGCAGAAAATCTGCAGCACCTGGCCGATGCCGGCGCGTATGGCGAGTGGGGTTTTTACGACGCGCTCGACTACACTCCCGAGCGAGTTCCCTTCGGCAAGCAGCGGATCGTGGTGCGCTGTTTCATGGCGCACCATCAGGGGATGGGAATGCTCGCGCTCGGCAATCTGCTGAACAGCGGTTGTATTCAACGGCGGTTCAATGCGCATCCGATGGCGCGGGCGGCAGAACTGCTGCTGCAAGAACGCGTGCCGACGGTGATGACACCGTTCGAGGCCCACGCCGACGAAGTCGATAAGAAACCAATCGTCGGCGAAGAACAGCAATTGGTCAGTCGTCGCGTGATGGGTGTCGAGAGTCCGCTGCCGCGCACGCACTTGCTTTCGAACGGCAAGTACAGCGTGCTGTTGTCGAGTTGCGGCGGTGGCTTTAGCCGGGCCGAAGGGCTCGATGTTACGCGCTGGCGAAGCGATCGGGCCCGCGATCACTGGGGGCAGTTTATCTACCTGCGCGAGCTGGACGAAGATCTCGTCTGGTCCCCGACCTATCAACCGACGCGCGTCGCGCCCGATCACTACGAAGTGATTTTTGCGATCGATAAAGTCGATTTTCACCGCCGTCAGGGCGAAATCGAGACGCAACTTGAAGTGGCGGTCTCGCCCGAGAATAAAGCCGAAGTGCGGCAACTGCGGATCACGAATCATTCGCACCGGGCGCGGCGAATCGAAGTCACCAGTTACGCCGAAGTGGTTCTCGCGCCGGCTGCTGCCGATCTGTCGCACGCGGCCTTTCAGAAGCTGTTTGTCGAAACGGAATACATCGCCGAAGAGACGGCGCTCCTCGCGCGCCGTCGGCCACGCGACATGCAACAGCCCGCGCAATACGCGGTGCATGTGCTCGCCACGCCAGCGACCGGCGCGAGCAACATCTCTTTTGAAAGCAGCCGGGCCGCGTTTTTAGGACGCGGGCGATCGACGCAAAATCCGCAGGCCGTTTCGCAGCGTCTCACAGGAACATCGGGCGCGGTGCTCGATCCGATTATGTCGCTCCGCTGCACGGTCGAGATTCCACCGGGTGAATCGATCGTCGTGGCCTTTTCGACGGCGGTGGCTGCCTCGCGTGAAGAAGCGATGGTGCTGGCCGATCAGTATCACGAGCTGCGTCATGTGCAGCGTGTCTTCGAATTGGCGTGGGCCTATTCGCAAGTGGAACTGCGACATCAGCATTTGAACCCCGGTCAGGTGCATCAATATCAACGGCTGGCGTCGTTCCTGCTCTATCCGCATCCGAGCCTGCGCGGCGATGTCGAAATCATCGCGCAGAATCGCCTGGGGCAAAGTGGGCTCTGGCGGCATGGCATCTCGGGCGACTTGCCGATTTTGCTCGCACACGTCACCGAGCCGGAGCACATCGATCTAGTACGCGATTTGGCCCTTGCCCAGCGATTCTGGCGCGAGCGCGGTTTCCGCGCCGATCTGGTGATCATCAATGACTATCCGGGCAGCTATATCGACGCGCTGCAGGATCAGATGGTCGCGCTGATGCAGGAGCTAAATTCGACGGCGGACAAGCCAAGTGTCTTCTTGCTCCGCGGAGCGCACTTGCCTGCGGAAGAACAGCAACTGTTCGAAACCGCAGCTGCGTGCGTGCTCCGCGGCGAACATGGCTCGCTGTCGCAACAGCTCGATGCCGCCAATCAGTTGGCTGCCGAAACGGCGACTTACGCGCGAGACAACAACGGCGCGATTATTATCCGACCGGCCCCACCCGTTGATGCTGCGAAAACTCAGTCGCTGGAATTCTGGAACGGCGTGGGTGGCTTTGCCGAAGACGGCAAGGAATATCGCATTTGTGTTCGTGGCGACGAACGTCCGCCGATGCCCTGGTCGCACGTCGTTGCGAACGAGAAGCTCGGCTTTTTGATTACGGAAGCAGGGGGCGGTTATTCGTGGTTTGCCAATAGTCGCGAGAACAAACTGACGACCTGGTCGAACGATCCGGTTGAGGATTGTCCCGCCGAAGTTTTGTATGTGCAGGACGAAACTACAGGCCAGATTTGGACGCCAATGATTTCGAGCCCGTCGGCGACGACGTGGGCTCATTACGGTGCTGGCTACGCGCGATTCACGCAAGCCAACGACGGCTTGCAGCAAGAGACGACGCTAAGCATCGATCAAACCGAGCCGGTGAAGATCGTCCGCGTGAAGCTGACCAACAATTCGAGCAAGCCGCGTTCGCTGCGCGTCAGCTACTTTGCCGAATGGGTTCTCGGCGTCGTGCGCGAGCAGACGCACTTGCATTTGCGGACCGATTTCGATGCGGGCACGCAGGCCGTTCTCTGCCGCAATCCGTTTCATCCCGACTATCCCAATCAGGTCGCGTTTCTCAAAGTTCTCGGCAGTTCGAGCGGCTACACAGCCGATCGCGCGGGGTTCCTCGGTCGACATGGTTCGTGGGCCGCGCCGGCTGGCTTGAATGCCGATGAACTCGATCGCCGCACGGGAACTGTGCTCGATCCCTGTGCCGTTGTGCAATCGGCGTTGCAACTCGCGCCGCGGCAGACCGTCGAAATCACTTTCCTGCTCGGCAGCGGCGATGACGAAGCCGATGCGCGGCGGATTCTGGCGAAGTTCAACTCGCCCGAGTCGGCTGCGACGGCGGTTCGACAAAACATCGAGCAGTGGCAGAAGATTCTTACTGCCGTGCAAGTGAAGACGCCGAATCGCTCGCTCGATTTATTGATGAATCAATGGCTGCTGTATCAGGTCCTTTGCTGTCGCATGTGGGCTCGCTCGGCTTTCTATCAATCGGGTGGCGCTTACGGTTTTCGCGATCAGCTGCAGGACTCGATGGCCGTAGTCTACAGTCGGCCCGATTTGATGCGCGAGCATTTGCTCCGCGCCGCCGCCCGGCAGTATCGCGCGGGGGACGTACAACACTGGTGGCATCCGCCGCATGGCAAGGGAACGCGCACCCGATTCTCTGACGATCTGCTGTGGCTGCCGCTCGCGGTCGGTCACTACGTGCGCGTGACCGGCGATGACCAAGTGCTGGCCGAGACGGTAACGTTCCTCGATTCACCGCCGCTACAACCGCACGAGCACGAGCGGTACGAACAGCCGAAGGTCTCAAACGAATCGGCATCGCTGTATGAACATTGCTTGCGGACCATTGATCGCGGTTTGCAGTTTGGCGCGCACGGTTTGCCGCTGATGGGCTGCGGCGACTGGAACGACGGCATGAACAAGGTCGGCGAAGGAGGCAAGGGCGAAAGTGTGTGGGTCGGCTGGTTCCTGCTCGTGGTGATGGATGAGTTCCTGCCGCTGATGCGCGAGCGCGGCGACGTGACCAAGGCTACCGAATACGAAGCCACGATGCGCGAGCTCCGTCGCGCGCTTGAATTGCATTGCTGGGACGGCGAGTGGTATCGCCGGGCCTACTTCGACGATGGCTCGCCGCTCGGTTCGAAACAGAACGATGAGTGTCAGATCGATTCGCTCGCGCAAACGTGGGCTGTGTTCGCCGGTGGTGATCCTGAGCGTGCTCGGAAAGGCATGCAATCGGCCGTCAAACGACTTGTCGATCGGCAGCACGGTTTGGTGCTGCTGTTTGAGCCGCCGTTTGATAAGGGGGCGATGGATCCGGGTTACATCAAGGGTTATCTTCCCGGCATCCGCGAAAACGGTGGGCAATACACGCACGCTGCGACGTGGATGATTCAAGCTCTCGCCGAGCTGGGCGAAGCCGATCAGGCCTTGTCGTTGCTCGATTTGATCAATCCGATTCTGCACGCCGATTCGCCGGACAAGGTGGCTCGCTATCAGGTCGAGCCTTACGTTCTCGCTGCCGATGTTTATGGCGCCGCGCCACATCAGGGCCGCGGCGGTTGGACGTGGTACACCGGTTCCGCGTCCTGGCTGTATCGGGTGATTCTGGAAAAAATGCTCGGACTGCAAGCAACGGCGGATGGTCTTTCGCTAGCTCCGCATGCTCCCGAAATGTGGGCCGGTTTTGAAATCACCGTGCAGCACAACGGCGGCAAGCAAACGCTGACCTGGCCGAATTCGGCAGAGCGCAAAGAGTCTCCGAGCTTGACCTCGCAGGTTCGTTAA
- a CDS encoding DMT family protein, protein MNPKTLLLVYSIGLLVASNFFMLCAWYLHMQLPVLKKLSLILVIVISWGIAFFEYMLQVPGNRLGHDAGLNFGQLKILQEIITLAVFVPFSLWMLGEPLKWNYLAAAVCMAGAAYFVFSSGFSGVE, encoded by the coding sequence ATGAATCCCAAAACACTCCTGCTGGTTTATTCCATCGGCCTGCTCGTTGCTTCTAACTTCTTCATGCTCTGTGCCTGGTACCTGCACATGCAGTTGCCGGTTCTGAAGAAGCTGTCACTGATTCTGGTAATTGTCATCAGCTGGGGCATCGCGTTCTTCGAGTACATGCTGCAAGTCCCCGGTAACCGCCTCGGCCACGATGCGGGCCTGAACTTCGGTCAGCTAAAGATTCTGCAGGAGATCATCACGCTCGCGGTGTTCGTGCCGTTCTCGCTGTGGATGCTGGGCGAACCGCTGAAGTGGAATTATCTCGCTGCCGCCGTTTGCATGGCGGGGGCTGCGTACTTCGTTTTCAGCAGCGGTTTTTCCGGCGTGGAATGA
- a CDS encoding ABC transporter ATP-binding protein: MDESGTVAELRLMARRARQVLPFVATEDRMTLAFAAALMAVVSVANTGVALLLGQLVDRIQSGAREQYSHTQMYWAAGLILLSLAGIYLVREVINVVRRTFVERSVARLNRDMQLKLVGHALRGDLTSLNGEKVGVLHGKIFRSVDGLIRFVRLMFLDCLPAFLTGAFAIIAAACKQPLLGLIMLGVIPLAVYLTLRQLKSQKGVRTSLMRDCEEIDGAVVEQLGGAEYIRVAHTYNFEMFRLTQSAEKRRKSEVKHHFEMSVYGCLKALNEGFFHIIVLAMATYLAIHGKISFGDVLTFSVLFLNVMAPLNEVHRVLDEGHEASLRVGDLLQMLETPLDRSFATPNHDLSVKTGQPLIEIDDLLVQYQTPDGKTRLALDHLTLSIHHGETIGVAGRSGSGKSTWIKVLLRLVHPQGGQLKLGGRPLEEVSREELAGLVSYVGQNPFVFSGTIRDNITYGNGDVNQADVEHAAQQANLHDEILQMPLGYQAQVTERGQNLSGGQRQRLAIARLLLKNAPILILDEATSALDNISERHVQSALGIRNPDRTTILIAHRLSTLKNCDRILVFEDGRVTAIGSYDELMEQDGLFSDLVHCAEAEPDVAHKLTPAVSH, from the coding sequence ATGGATGAATCGGGTACCGTCGCTGAGTTGCGACTGATGGCGCGTCGCGCGCGCCAGGTGTTGCCCTTTGTGGCCACCGAAGATCGGATGACGCTAGCCTTTGCCGCTGCCTTGATGGCCGTGGTGAGCGTGGCCAACACGGGCGTCGCTTTACTGCTCGGCCAACTCGTCGATCGCATTCAGTCGGGTGCGCGCGAACAATACAGCCACACACAGATGTACTGGGCCGCCGGTTTGATCCTGTTGAGCCTGGCCGGCATCTATCTGGTGCGCGAAGTGATCAATGTGGTCCGTCGCACGTTCGTCGAGCGGAGCGTGGCACGGCTGAATCGCGACATGCAATTGAAACTCGTCGGTCACGCGCTGCGCGGCGATCTGACGTCGCTCAATGGCGAGAAAGTCGGCGTGCTGCACGGCAAAATCTTTCGCAGCGTCGATGGGCTCATTCGTTTTGTGCGGCTGATGTTTCTCGATTGCTTGCCGGCGTTTCTGACCGGCGCCTTTGCGATCATTGCTGCAGCGTGCAAGCAACCGCTGCTGGGATTGATCATGCTTGGTGTGATTCCGCTGGCTGTGTATCTCACGCTGCGACAACTTAAGTCGCAGAAGGGTGTACGTACGAGCTTGATGCGGGACTGCGAGGAAATCGACGGCGCAGTCGTCGAACAACTTGGCGGCGCGGAGTACATTCGCGTCGCGCACACGTACAACTTCGAAATGTTCCGTCTCACGCAATCGGCCGAGAAACGCCGCAAGAGTGAAGTGAAACATCATTTCGAAATGTCGGTCTACGGCTGTTTGAAGGCCTTGAACGAGGGCTTTTTTCACATCATCGTGCTAGCCATGGCGACGTATCTGGCCATTCACGGCAAGATCAGCTTTGGCGATGTGCTGACATTTTCGGTGCTGTTCCTCAACGTCATGGCGCCGCTGAACGAGGTTCATCGCGTGCTGGATGAAGGTCACGAAGCGAGCCTGCGCGTCGGCGATCTATTGCAGATGCTCGAGACGCCGCTCGATCGTTCGTTCGCCACGCCCAACCACGATCTGTCGGTGAAGACTGGTCAACCGTTAATCGAAATCGACGATTTGCTCGTGCAATATCAGACGCCGGATGGCAAAACGCGGCTCGCGCTCGATCACCTGACGCTCTCGATTCATCACGGCGAAACGATCGGCGTGGCCGGCCGGTCGGGATCCGGCAAATCGACCTGGATCAAAGTGCTGCTGCGACTCGTCCATCCACAAGGAGGTCAGCTGAAACTGGGCGGCAGGCCGCTCGAAGAAGTCAGCCGCGAGGAACTCGCCGGCCTGGTGAGCTATGTCGGTCAGAATCCGTTCGTCTTTTCCGGCACGATTCGCGACAACATCACCTACGGCAACGGCGATGTGAACCAGGCCGATGTCGAACATGCGGCCCAGCAAGCCAACTTGCACGACGAGATTCTGCAAATGCCGCTCGGCTATCAGGCCCAAGTGACGGAGCGCGGCCAGAATCTTTCCGGCGGTCAGCGACAGCGGCTAGCCATTGCTCGGTTGCTGTTGAAGAACGCGCCGATCTTGATTCTCGACGAAGCGACCAGCGCTCTCGACAACATCAGCGAACGGCACGTGCAGTCGGCCCTCGGCATTCGCAATCCCGATCGAACTACGATTCTGATCGCTCATCGCTTGTCGACGCTGAAGAACTGCGACCGCATTCTGGTCTTCGAAGATGGACGCGTCACGGCCATCGGTTCGTACGACGAACTGATGGAGCAGGACGGGCTATTTTCGGATCTCGTCCACTGTGCCGAAGCCGAGCCCGACGTGGCGCACAAGCTCACGCCGGCAGTCAGCCATTGA